One window of Amaranthus tricolor cultivar Red isolate AtriRed21 chromosome 13, ASM2621246v1, whole genome shotgun sequence genomic DNA carries:
- the LOC130798360 gene encoding galactinol synthase 2-like — protein sequence MAPEIVKNTTVVDSLSYTTKSVSLPSRAYVTFLAGNGDYVKGVVGLIKGLRKVKSAYPLIVAVLPDVPEEHRRILISQGCIVREIEPVYPPENNTQFAHAYYVINYSKLRIWEFVEYEKLIYLDGDIQVYENIDHLFDLPNGYFYAVMDCFCEASWSKTPQYKIGYCQQCPEKVQWPTAELGPPPSLYFNAGFFVYEPSIPTYHDLLKTLKETPPTSFAEQDFLNMYFKDKFKALPIDYNLVLAFLWRHPDKVDLNKVKVVHYCAAGSKPWRYTGKEENMDREDIKMLVKKWWDIYNDPTLDYNPVLDPPTQTGTALHIKPFREALSQAGAVTYITAPSAA from the exons ATGGCTCCAGAGATAGTGAAGAATACTACTGTAGTTGACTCATTGAGTTACACAACAAAATCGGTGAGTCTACCCAGTAGAGCGTACGTAACATTTTTAGCTGGTAATGGAGATTATGTGAAAGGAGTAGTGGGGTTGATCAAAGGGTTAAGAAAAGTGAAGTCTGCTTACCCTTTGATTGTGGCGGTACTACCTGATGTTCCTGAGGAGCACCGTAGGATATTAATATCTCAGGGGTGTATTGTTCGGGAAATTGAACCCGTTTACCCGCCCGAAAATAATACCCAGTTTGCTCATGCTTATTACGTCATTAATTACTCTAAACTTCGTATTTGGGAG TTCGTGGAGTATGAGAAGCTGATATACTTAGATGGAGATATACAAGTGTATGAAAACATAGATCATCTATTTGATCTACCAAATGGCTATTTCTATGCTGTGATGGACTGTTTCTGTGAGGCTTCATGGAGTAAGACACCTCAGTACAAGATTGGATACTGTCAGCAGTGCCCTGAGAAGGTTCAATGGCCTACCGCCGAGCTCGGCCCACCGCCTTCTTTGTACTTTAATGCCGGATTCTTTGTGTATGAGCCTAGTATTCCTACTTATCATGATCTTCTGAAGACTCTCAAAGAAACTCCTCCCACCTCCTTTGCTGAACAG GACTTTTTAAACATGTACTTCAAGGACAAATTCAAGGCCTTACCAATAGATTACAATCTAGTGTTAGCCTTCTTGTGGAGGCACCCAGACAAGGTAGACCTAAACAAGGTTAAGGTAGTACACTACTGTGCAGCAGGTTCTAAACCATGGAGATACACTGGAAAAGAAGAGAATATGGACAGGGAAGACATTAAAATGTTGGTCAAGAAATGGTGGGATATTTACAATGATCCTACTTTAGACTATAACCCTGTACTTGATCCTCCTACTCAAACTGGTACTGCTCTTCATATTAAGCCATTTAGAGAAGCTTTGTCTCAAGCTGGTGCTGTTACTTATATCACTGCCCCTTCTGCTGCTTAG